The region AGCGTCTCACCCTTGCCGAGGATCAGCTTGACCGTCTCGGTCGCCTGGATACAGCCGACCGTGCCGGGGAGCACGCCGAGCACGCCGGTCGTCGCGCAGTCGGGGACCGTGCCCGCCGGCGGCGCTTCCGGGAACAGACAGCGGTAACACGGCGACTCCTCGTCGCCCGGGAACGTCGTCACCTGCCCCTCGAACCGGAAGATCGCGCCGTGGGAGAACGGGACTCCCGCGAGCGTGCAGTGGTCGTTGATCAGGTAGCGCGTGGCGAAGTTGTCGCTGGCGTCGACGACGTAGTCGTACTCGCCGACCAGATCGGCGACGTTGTCGGCCGAGACGCGCGTCTCGTGGGGGACAGCGTCCACGTCGGGGTTCAGCGTCTCGACGAAGTCGACGGCGCTGTCGGCCTTCGGGCGGCCCACGTCGGCGTCGCCGTGAACGACCTGTCGCTGGAGGTTGCTCCGCTCGACGGCGTCGTCGTCGGCGATCCCGAGCCGGCCGACGCCGGCGGCCGCGAGGTACTGGATGACCGGCGACCCAAGCCCGCCGGCACC is a window of Halostella salina DNA encoding:
- the ubaA gene encoding SAMP-activating enzyme E1; translation: MTDLNLDATQLDRYSRHVIMDEVGPEGQKRLLDASVLVVGAGGLGSPVIQYLAAAGVGRLGIADDDAVERSNLQRQVVHGDADVGRPKADSAVDFVETLNPDVDAVPHETRVSADNVADLVGEYDYVVDASDNFATRYLINDHCTLAGVPFSHGAIFRFEGQVTTFPGDEESPCYRCLFPEAPPAGTVPDCATTGVLGVLPGTVGCIQATETVKLILGKGETLDERVLMYDAMEMSFDEIPLRKNPDCPVCGDAPAIDSVHDVEYAETCAISAD